A window of the Schlesneria paludicola DSM 18645 genome harbors these coding sequences:
- a CDS encoding ArnT family glycosyltransferase — translation MNPPLVRMLAALPVIFVGHKPDWSHFHHSPGSRAEFALGDDFILANGPLSIQLIYYARWACIPFSLIGSICAYRWARELYGVAAGFVALNLYVFEPNILAHGELITPDSACTAFGIVAGYTFWRWLKSPNWKSATVAGISLGVAELTKLSWLFLFGLWPLLWCSWRLLDPKRGRACRSETIQPLWSPATCDSSLARTIGNTQSASTESGVHKPAPSALQLTAILLIAIYIINVCYAFGGTGTLLKNFTFVSRSLAGHPPGTAGNRFRDHWIGLLPVPFPQQYLLGFDTQKKDFECFHERSYLRGEWKHGGWWYYYLYGLLVKVPCGIWGLFVLVTVLRLLSSSRPVSVRDELLLLAPAIVLLFVVSSQTEFNIHLRYVFPALGLLLIFIAQSGSLLMASPVKMTTLFVLLLFSVYSTMSVYPNHLAYFNDFVGGTERGHRHLLGSSLDWGQGLHEAIDWINANEPSSNIELAMWQTSVATILLRRTPETQPLATPGTYLILYSADYYSKGSHETNGRLKQQSQEVVMRFRTGNVLTRSRRSKGPT, via the coding sequence GTGAATCCTCCTCTCGTCAGGATGCTTGCCGCCTTGCCGGTAATCTTTGTCGGTCACAAGCCTGACTGGTCGCATTTTCATCATAGTCCTGGCTCAAGAGCTGAATTCGCTCTTGGTGATGATTTCATTCTGGCGAACGGACCGTTATCAATTCAGCTCATCTACTATGCTCGATGGGCTTGTATTCCATTTAGTCTCATCGGATCGATCTGCGCCTACCGTTGGGCAAGAGAGCTGTACGGTGTCGCCGCGGGATTCGTTGCATTGAATCTTTATGTCTTCGAGCCAAATATATTGGCTCACGGGGAGCTCATTACTCCTGATTCTGCTTGTACCGCATTTGGTATCGTGGCGGGCTACACGTTCTGGCGTTGGCTGAAATCCCCAAATTGGAAATCTGCTACAGTCGCAGGCATCTCTTTGGGTGTTGCAGAGCTGACGAAGCTAAGTTGGTTGTTCCTTTTTGGTTTATGGCCACTTCTCTGGTGCTCATGGCGTCTGCTCGATCCAAAGAGGGGGCGAGCTTGCAGAAGCGAAACAATCCAACCTCTTTGGTCACCGGCTACTTGCGATTCGAGTCTCGCACGCACAATCGGCAACACTCAATCTGCGAGCACTGAGTCTGGCGTCCACAAGCCCGCGCCATCCGCGCTACAGCTCACTGCGATTCTTCTTATTGCAATATATATCATCAACGTCTGTTACGCGTTTGGCGGGACAGGTACGTTACTCAAAAATTTTACCTTTGTGAGCCGTTCGCTGGCGGGTCATCCGCCGGGGACCGCAGGAAATCGCTTCCGCGATCACTGGATCGGGCTTCTTCCCGTTCCGTTCCCGCAACAGTATCTTCTTGGATTCGACACTCAGAAGAAAGATTTCGAATGCTTTCACGAAAGATCCTACCTCCGTGGCGAATGGAAACATGGTGGTTGGTGGTATTACTATCTCTATGGTCTTTTGGTGAAAGTGCCCTGCGGCATTTGGGGTTTATTTGTGCTCGTGACAGTGCTTCGATTGCTGTCGAGCAGTCGGCCGGTGTCAGTTCGCGATGAATTACTGTTGCTCGCCCCTGCGATTGTCCTGCTGTTTGTTGTCAGTTCGCAGACAGAGTTTAATATACATCTCCGATATGTATTTCCCGCACTCGGCTTGCTCCTGATCTTCATCGCGCAGTCCGGGTCTCTATTGATGGCGTCGCCCGTCAAGATGACTACGCTCTTCGTCTTGTTGCTTTTTTCTGTATATAGCACCATGAGCGTTTACCCGAATCATCTCGCTTATTTTAACGACTTTGTCGGGGGCACTGAACGCGGACACCGCCATCTACTTGGTAGCAGCTTAGATTGGGGTCAAGGCCTCCACGAGGCGATCGACTGGATCAACGCGAATGAGCCCAGTAGCAACATCGAATTGGCAATGTGGCAAACATCCGTCGCAACAATTCTGCTGCGGCGAACGCCAGAAACACAGCCTCTAGCGACACCAGGAACTTATTTAATTCTCTACAGTGCCGACTACTACTCAAAGGGATCGCATGAGACAAACGGGCGGCTAAAGCAGCAGTCGCAGGAGGTTGTTATGCGTTTCAGGACAGGCAATGTTCTTACGCGCTCAAGGAGATCGAAGGGCCCGACCTAG